A window of Sedimentibacter sp. MB31-C6 genomic DNA:
AAATCAAAATATATAAATTAGCCACTAAGAATTATTTTTGACTTTTAGTGGCTAATAATTTTCATACAATTTTAACTTATTATATTACATATTCCATTAAATTTATTATTCTTTTATCTTTTTTAACTTCTTTTCCTGGTATTCCTACTACTGTTGAATTTGGACTAGTATCTTTCAGAACAACTGCATTTGCACCAACCCTCGTTCCTGAAGCTATATAAATATTACCAAGTATCTTTGCTGAAGACCCTATTGTAACATTATCTCCTACTGTAGGATGCCTCTTTCCTTTTTCATTGCCTGTTCCTCCTAGTGTTGCACCATGGAACATTGTAACATTATCGCCAACTATAGCTGTTTCTCCAATAACAACACCCATTCCATGATCTATAAATAATCCCTTGCCTATTGTAGCTCCAGGATGTATTTCAATTCCTGTCCAAAACCTTCCTATATTGGAAATCAATCTAGCCATGAAAAATAAAT
This region includes:
- the epsC gene encoding serine O-acetyltransferase EpsC — translated: MIKFIKSIISDIDSVFDRDPAARNRLEVFLLYPHIKAIIAYRISNKFYNKNLFFMARLISNIGRFWTGIEIHPGATIGKGLFIDHGMGVVIGETAIVGDNVTMFHGATLGGTGNEKGKRHPTVGDNVTIGSSAKILGNIYIASGTRVGANAVVLKDTSPNSTVVGIPGKEVKKDKRIINLMEYVI